In Haloterrigena turkmenica DSM 5511, a single genomic region encodes these proteins:
- the map gene encoding type II methionyl aminopeptidase, whose product MAESEVDLESEKYEKHREAGEILAQVREEAAERVEVGTSHLKIAEFAEDRIRELGGEPAFPVNISIDEEAAHATPSIDDDTTFGEEMVNLDIGVHVDGWLADTAITVDLSGNPELAEASEQALEAALDIIEPGVDTGDIGAEIEDVIDGYGYNPVVNLTGHGLGHWEQHTSPNIPNRAVSQGTTLEVGDVVAIEPFATDGGGKVSEGASEEIFALEREGSVRNRQAREALEQITEEFRTLPFATRWLETDRPEMALRRLKRNDIVHGYPVLKEDDGYLVSQKEHTIIITEDGCEVTTASD is encoded by the coding sequence ATGGCCGAATCCGAGGTGGACTTAGAGTCCGAGAAGTACGAGAAGCACCGCGAGGCGGGGGAAATCCTCGCGCAGGTGCGCGAAGAGGCAGCCGAGCGCGTCGAGGTCGGCACGAGCCACCTCAAGATCGCCGAGTTCGCCGAGGATCGCATTCGGGAACTCGGCGGCGAACCCGCCTTCCCGGTCAACATCTCGATCGACGAGGAGGCGGCCCACGCGACGCCCTCGATCGACGATGACACCACGTTCGGCGAGGAGATGGTTAACTTAGACATCGGCGTCCACGTCGACGGCTGGCTGGCCGACACCGCCATCACCGTCGACCTCTCGGGTAACCCGGAGCTCGCCGAGGCCTCCGAGCAGGCCCTCGAGGCCGCTCTGGACATCATCGAACCGGGCGTCGACACCGGCGATATCGGCGCCGAGATCGAGGACGTCATCGACGGCTACGGCTACAACCCCGTCGTCAACCTGACCGGGCACGGACTGGGCCACTGGGAGCAACACACCAGCCCGAACATACCCAACCGTGCGGTCTCGCAGGGGACGACCCTCGAGGTCGGCGACGTCGTCGCTATCGAACCGTTCGCGACCGACGGCGGCGGCAAGGTCAGCGAGGGCGCCAGCGAGGAAATTTTCGCCTTAGAGCGCGAGGGCTCGGTACGCAACCGGCAGGCCCGCGAAGCGCTGGAGCAGATCACCGAGGAGTTCCGCACGCTGCCCTTCGCGACGCGGTGGCTCGAGACCGACCGACCGGAGATGGCGCTGCGCCGTCTCAAGCGCAACGACATCGTCCACGGCTACCCCGTGTTGAAGGAGGACGACGGCTACCTCGTCAGCCAGAAGGAGCACACGATCATTATCACCGAGGACGGCTGCGAAGTCACGACGGCGTCGGACTGA
- a CDS encoding DUF7835 family putative zinc beta-ribbon protein, protein MATTDDSFNGMTEHCPDCDLETLHEVSVQIRTESLKKENAQFSREPYRVAECQRCGNRSSQRMNNA, encoded by the coding sequence ATGGCAACGACTGACGACTCCTTCAACGGGATGACCGAGCACTGCCCCGACTGCGACCTCGAGACACTCCACGAAGTGTCCGTCCAGATCCGAACCGAGAGCCTGAAGAAAGAGAACGCGCAGTTCTCGCGCGAACCCTACCGCGTGGCCGAGTGCCAGCGGTGTGGCAACCGCTCGAGCCAGCGGATGAACAACGCCTGA
- a CDS encoding HIT family protein, with protein MDQVFAPWRIDWIKRDEGNPDVEDCVFCELPALETDRENLIVARSEHAFVMFNNYPYNPGHAMVIPHTHTGDYTELDGEQLLDHARLKQRTFDALEVGLEPDGFNAGLNLGDGAGGSIDDHLHTHVVPRWEGDTNFMPVISDTTVIVEALEETYERVREAFAEQAGATAPDEDSAVVFEFE; from the coding sequence ATGGATCAGGTGTTTGCACCCTGGCGGATCGACTGGATCAAGCGCGACGAGGGAAACCCCGACGTCGAGGACTGCGTCTTCTGTGAACTGCCCGCCCTTGAAACTGACAGGGAGAACCTGATCGTCGCCCGGAGCGAGCACGCGTTCGTGATGTTCAATAATTACCCGTACAACCCGGGTCACGCGATGGTTATTCCTCACACTCATACCGGCGACTACACCGAACTCGACGGCGAGCAACTGCTCGACCACGCCCGCTTGAAACAGCGCACCTTCGATGCGCTCGAGGTCGGCCTCGAGCCGGATGGCTTCAACGCTGGCTTGAACTTAGGTGACGGGGCCGGCGGCTCCATCGACGACCACCTCCACACCCACGTCGTGCCCCGCTGGGAGGGCGACACCAACTTCATGCCCGTCATCAGCGACACCACGGTGATCGTCGAGGCGCTCGAGGAAACCTACGAGCGCGTTCGCGAGGCGTTCGCCGAGCAGGCGGGTGCCACCGCTCCCGACGAGGACAGCGCCGTCGTCTTCGAGTTCGAGTAG
- a CDS encoding mechanosensitive ion channel family protein, whose translation MYVLARLEELIAAYLSLLDNVATFLLTFALVYAFGRVVVRPLVSAALDYRDTERTLQRGLERVVAFGVITAAIVVGLSIAGLSFVLDRAAILVAALTVALGFAAQNVVGNFVSGAFIVTDPSFNIGDWIRWSDQEGIIEDISFRSTRVRTLDNETITVPNSELTANAVTNAVLNDRLRLTFPIAVSYDDDLDAVTRILTDAAVDHPDILADPQPTARIAALDDAVQVVASFWIADPDSSTYARVRSEYAREIVDRLEREGIDLAAATPQALEQSVAAGPRSAIHARTDDIGSGTDE comes from the coding sequence GTGTACGTCCTGGCCCGACTCGAGGAACTGATCGCGGCGTATCTCTCCCTGCTGGACAACGTCGCGACCTTCCTGCTGACGTTCGCGCTGGTGTACGCGTTCGGTCGCGTCGTCGTCCGACCGCTCGTGAGCGCCGCGCTGGACTATCGAGACACGGAACGGACCCTCCAGCGGGGCCTCGAGCGCGTCGTGGCATTCGGCGTGATCACCGCGGCGATCGTGGTCGGTCTCTCGATCGCCGGTCTCAGCTTCGTCCTCGATCGCGCGGCGATCCTCGTCGCGGCGCTGACGGTCGCGCTCGGTTTCGCCGCGCAGAACGTCGTTGGCAACTTCGTCAGCGGCGCGTTCATCGTCACCGATCCGAGCTTCAACATCGGCGATTGGATCCGGTGGTCGGATCAGGAAGGGATCATCGAGGACATCAGCTTCCGGTCGACGCGGGTCCGAACGCTCGACAACGAGACCATCACGGTGCCGAATTCGGAACTGACCGCGAACGCGGTTACCAACGCCGTCCTCAACGACCGACTCCGGCTGACCTTCCCGATCGCGGTCAGTTACGACGACGATCTCGACGCCGTCACCCGGATTTTGACCGACGCGGCTGTCGACCACCCCGATATCCTCGCGGACCCGCAGCCAACCGCTCGAATTGCAGCCCTCGACGACGCGGTGCAGGTCGTCGCCTCGTTCTGGATCGCCGATCCCGACAGCAGTACCTACGCTCGCGTTCGCTCGGAGTACGCCCGCGAAATCGTCGATCGGCTCGAGCGCGAGGGGATCGATCTCGCCGCCGCGACCCCGCAGGCGCTCGAGCAGTCTGTCGCCGCGGGGCCGCGATCGGCGATTCACGCGAGGACGGACGATATCGGCAGCGGAACCGACGAGTAA
- a CDS encoding cupin domain-containing protein, protein MEYEVIHTDDVPMTDLSENDEIPPDLRIRALDEVLGTDHVHLKLWYFDPGEEIRYHAHAEQEELYYVLEGEFSLKLGRSGEEEYVEAGPGTFWIAKPEIGHGHRNVGDEEGVVLAIGAPAVEDPGLDPHGLDEGDG, encoded by the coding sequence ATGGAATACGAAGTGATCCACACCGACGACGTTCCGATGACGGATCTCTCCGAGAACGACGAGATCCCGCCTGACCTGCGGATCCGCGCGCTCGACGAGGTTCTGGGAACCGACCACGTCCACCTCAAACTCTGGTACTTCGACCCCGGCGAGGAAATTCGATACCACGCCCACGCCGAGCAGGAGGAGCTCTACTACGTCCTCGAGGGCGAGTTCTCGCTGAAACTCGGTCGCTCGGGCGAGGAGGAGTACGTCGAGGCCGGCCCGGGAACGTTCTGGATCGCCAAACCCGAAATCGGCCACGGCCACCGCAACGTCGGCGACGAGGAGGGCGTCGTGCTCGCTATCGGCGCCCCGGCCGTCGAGGATCCGGGGCTGGATCCCCACGGACTCGACGAGGGTGACGGATAA
- a CDS encoding glutathione S-transferase N-terminal domain-containing protein — translation MVTLYQLEGCPYCELVADRLDELDIDYDSVWVEGLHSKRDEVKRISGQRQVPVIVDDEYGVTMAESERIVDYLEQTYA, via the coding sequence ATGGTTACGCTGTACCAACTCGAGGGCTGTCCGTACTGCGAACTCGTCGCCGACCGCTTGGACGAACTCGATATCGACTACGACAGCGTCTGGGTCGAGGGACTGCACTCCAAGCGCGACGAGGTCAAGCGGATCTCCGGCCAGCGGCAGGTGCCGGTCATCGTCGACGACGAGTACGGCGTCACGATGGCCGAATCCGAGCGGATCGTCGACTACCTCGAGCAGACGTACGCCTGA
- a CDS encoding redoxin domain-containing protein, whose product MPPTEGDELPDFEALLCDGETFRSTALSAALGERGGVVICTGFAFSAIAQNWWKQFVRAGWGAFEDVAVLGVSRDGPYAQNEFLRWLDEPAFRFFADVNGEVSESLDLLADRDHMANVSTPWRSAFVADADREVRYAFVADDWISPLPLEEIEDAVATL is encoded by the coding sequence ATGCCACCGACCGAGGGTGACGAACTCCCCGACTTCGAGGCACTGCTGTGCGACGGCGAGACGTTCCGTTCGACGGCGCTGTCCGCGGCGCTCGGCGAGCGCGGCGGCGTCGTGATCTGTACCGGGTTCGCGTTCAGCGCGATCGCGCAGAACTGGTGGAAACAGTTCGTCCGGGCCGGTTGGGGAGCGTTCGAGGACGTCGCGGTGCTGGGCGTGAGTCGAGACGGTCCGTACGCGCAAAACGAGTTCTTACGCTGGCTGGACGAGCCCGCGTTTCGCTTCTTCGCGGACGTCAACGGTGAGGTGAGCGAGTCGCTCGATCTGCTGGCCGACCGCGATCACATGGCGAACGTCTCGACCCCGTGGCGCTCGGCGTTCGTCGCTGACGCCGACCGCGAGGTACGGTATGCGTTCGTCGCCGACGACTGGATCTCGCCGCTGCCGCTCGAGGAGATCGAAGACGCAGTCGCGACTCTATGA
- a CDS encoding winged helix-turn-helix domain-containing protein yields MSDTTTETTACARAERDGPLGCTPRRIVELLTDDDARAIYRYLDEPAPVREVSEALDLPLSTTYRKVEALCDAGLLTELEGQTGGDVPAHYVRALEHVSVTYGDPLRIECAKNGTTLYCEPEALTR; encoded by the coding sequence ATGAGCGACACAACCACCGAGACGACCGCGTGCGCCCGCGCCGAGCGGGACGGACCGCTCGGTTGTACCCCGCGCCGGATCGTCGAGTTGCTCACCGACGACGACGCGCGGGCGATCTACCGGTACCTCGACGAGCCGGCGCCGGTGCGGGAGGTCTCCGAGGCGCTCGACCTCCCGCTGTCGACGACCTACCGGAAGGTCGAAGCGCTGTGCGACGCCGGGCTGCTCACGGAGCTCGAGGGCCAGACCGGGGGCGACGTTCCCGCCCACTACGTTCGGGCGCTCGAGCACGTGTCGGTCACGTACGGCGATCCACTGCGCATCGAGTGTGCGAAAAACGGGACGACGCTGTACTGCGAGCCCGAAGCGCTGACTCGGTGA
- a CDS encoding tRNA (N(6)-L-threonylcarbamoyladenosine(37)-C(2))-methylthiotransferase gives MARYHIETYGCTSNRGESREIERRLRDAGHYRVDGPDEADVAILNTCTVVEKTERNMLRRAEELSEETADLFITGCMALAQGEEFRAADVDGQVLHWDEVPEAVTNGECPTTTPDAEPILDGVVGILPIARGCMSDCSYCITKQATGKIDSPPIEENVEKARALIHAGAKEIRITGQDTGVYGWDEGERKLHRLLSEICAIEGDFRVRVGMANPKGVHGIREELAAVFAENEELYDFLHAPVQSGSNDVLGDMRRQHQVDEYVEVVETFDDALDYWTLSTDFIVGFPTETDRDHAQSMALLRETRPEKINVTRFSKRPGTDAAEMKGLGGTVKKERSKEMSEVKREIVREAYADMVGEVREDCLVVEEGTADSVKCRDSAYRQVIVQNASEYGIEPGDFVDLEVAAHETMYAFGEPV, from the coding sequence ATGGCCCGGTACCACATCGAAACCTACGGCTGTACGTCCAACCGCGGGGAAAGCCGCGAGATCGAGCGCCGGCTCCGCGATGCGGGCCACTACCGGGTCGACGGACCGGACGAAGCCGACGTCGCCATCCTCAACACCTGCACCGTCGTCGAGAAGACCGAGCGGAACATGCTCCGGCGGGCCGAAGAGCTCTCGGAGGAGACCGCGGACCTCTTCATCACCGGCTGTATGGCCCTCGCACAGGGTGAGGAGTTCCGCGCGGCCGACGTCGACGGACAGGTGCTCCACTGGGACGAGGTCCCGGAGGCGGTCACCAACGGCGAGTGTCCGACGACGACGCCCGACGCCGAACCGATCTTAGACGGGGTCGTCGGCATCCTCCCCATCGCCCGCGGCTGCATGTCCGACTGTTCGTACTGCATCACGAAGCAAGCGACGGGTAAGATCGACTCGCCCCCGATCGAGGAAAACGTCGAGAAAGCCCGCGCGCTGATCCACGCCGGCGCCAAGGAGATCCGGATCACGGGGCAGGACACCGGCGTCTACGGCTGGGACGAGGGCGAGCGGAAGCTCCACCGACTGCTCTCCGAGATCTGTGCGATCGAGGGCGACTTCCGGGTGCGCGTCGGGATGGCCAACCCGAAGGGCGTCCACGGCATCCGCGAGGAACTCGCCGCGGTTTTCGCCGAAAACGAGGAGCTCTACGACTTCCTGCACGCGCCCGTCCAGTCCGGTTCGAACGACGTGCTCGGGGACATGCGCCGCCAGCACCAGGTCGACGAGTACGTCGAGGTCGTCGAGACCTTCGACGACGCCCTGGACTACTGGACGCTCTCGACGGACTTCATCGTCGGCTTCCCCACCGAGACCGACCGCGATCACGCCCAGTCGATGGCGCTGCTGCGCGAGACCCGGCCCGAAAAGATCAACGTCACCCGCTTCTCGAAGCGCCCCGGGACGGACGCCGCCGAGATGAAGGGGCTGGGCGGCACGGTCAAGAAGGAGCGCTCGAAGGAGATGAGCGAGGTCAAGCGCGAGATCGTCCGCGAGGCCTACGCCGACATGGTCGGCGAGGTCCGCGAGGACTGTCTCGTCGTCGAGGAGGGGACCGCCGACTCCGTGAAGTGTCGCGACTCCGCGTACCGACAGGTCATCGTGCAAAACGCGAGCGAGTACGGCATAGAACCCGGCGACTTCGTCGACCTCGAGGTGGCGGCCCACGAGACGATGTACGCGTTCGGCGAGCCGGTCTGA